From a region of the Podarcis muralis chromosome 16, rPodMur119.hap1.1, whole genome shotgun sequence genome:
- the PXMP2 gene encoding peroxisomal membrane protein 2 gives MSPALSKPESGPLPQKLLARYLLLLRLYPVLTKAVSSAVLSALGSFLAQIIEKNQKKRGLDLAGPLRFFIYGFFFTGPLSHYFYLYLERWFPSDVPVSIAKRLLLDRLVVAPAFLVLYYFVMNLLEGKDTSAFVKRMKSSYWTSLKMNWKVWTPVQFINLNYVPMQFQVLFGNLVALFWFAYLASVKK, from the exons ATGTCTCCGGCGCTTTCCAAACCCGAATCGGGGCCGCTGCCCCAGAAGCTGCTGGCGCGCTACTTGCTCCTGCTGCGCCTCTACCCGGTGCTCACGAAAGCCGTCTCCAG TGCAGTCCTCTCGGCCCTTGGGAGTTTCCTGGCTCAGATCATTGAGAAGAACCAGAAGAAAAGAGGTCTGGATTTGGCTGGTCCTTTGAGGTTCTTCATCTATGG GTTTTTCTTCACTGGGCCACTGAGCCACTATTTCTACCTCTACTTGGAGCGATGGTTCCCATCGGATGTGCCAGTTTCCATCGCCAAGAGACTCCTGCTGGACCGGCTTGTGGTTGCCCCAGCCTTCCTAGTGCTTTACTACTTCGTCATGAACCTGCTGGAG GGGAAGGATACCTCTGCTTTCGTCAAAAGGATGAAATCCAGCTACTGGACATCCCTCAAGATGAACTGGAAGGTGTGGACGCCGGTCCAGTTTATCAATCTGAACTACGTGCCTATGCAG TTCCAGGTGCTGTTTGGGAACCTGGTGGCCCTCTTCTGGTTTGCCTACCTGGCCTCTGTGAAGAAGTGA